The window ttatatttttacaagttTATAACTCTGAAACCGTTTACTGATGAATTGAGCAAAGAGGTTGCTTTTGGATGATCCTAACTGCAAGAAAGGGTTCAAGTTTGATCATGTGGGGCACATTGTGAGGAACTTTGAGAAGTTTAAAGATAATGTTATGATATCTAGACAAATTACTCGAAAGCATGCATTTTACTATGTAACATTAGAATCTGAAAATCCCACGCCAGAATCGCAAGCACCAGAATCTCCTGGACTTTCTCAATTTTCTCTTAACTTAGATGATGGTGTTGGTGGCTCACCTTCTGAATGCCCAATCAGACAGAAGAAAgccaaattgaagaaaaaaatgaatgatgaagtAGCATCTTCTCTTAGTCGTCTAAAAGATGACAACTCAAAGATTATGGAGATATTAAAGAAGACTAATGCAGATCGACAAATGTTCATATAAATGCAGAGCAAAAAATCTTGCTTTTCAACAAATGAGATAtgaggacaaaattttgatgCGAGATTTGAATTCTATCACTGATTCAAATATTTGTACTTATatacaagcacaacaacaagaaattttACAGAAAAGAAGGCATTTTCAACAACCACCCCCTTTTGGATctaattattttctatatttttattttatcgtGCATGTAATTTTggttaattttaatgaatttatattttcccacattattttctttaattttttatttcttaattaattaaaaatataaacttaaattataagttattaatttaattaaaatataaaattataaatataaattttataaaaataaaaaatagaaaatagaaaatttaaaaaaattgcaatcaaaataaaaaataaaaaaataaaataaaataatgttgctacagtgaAGCGCAATATCTTGCGCGTCATTGTAGCATATTTTAGATTTAGTGCAGGTTATTGTGCTGGGTTGGAGCAATACTTGGGtcaaattaacacaaaaacTTCAAATGTAGCATGAGATTGGAGATGCcctaattaaaatatattttaactaattatttttaaaaatactaataattaaatcatactttaaaatttgaaaagtatAAAATTTGTCCTCGGATTtggttatttaatatttgaaaaaaaaaactattcttaaatatttgtttttttcatctcCAACAAGCTATactatttgaaaaattttatttttaaagcttttaaatatttgtatttggGGAAATATATTGAACTTGAGAGGTATTATAGGGGAAAATAATCGCATTCCCCCTTGAATATGAGATTTTTACCTCTTTAAATGGTAATTATATTACCAGTAATCTTGACTAAGTTAccatattatgaaaatatgatATACCTAACCAAATGAAGTAATGTAAAATCATATGGTTCACACTCTGAGGTTAATATTAGATtacctccaaccaaacaccatct is drawn from Dioscorea cayenensis subsp. rotundata cultivar TDr96_F1 unplaced genomic scaffold, TDr96_F1_v2_PseudoChromosome.rev07_lg8_w22 25.fasta BLBR01000969.1, whole genome shotgun sequence and contains these coding sequences:
- the LOC120255357 gene encoding uncharacterized protein LOC120255357; protein product: RLLLDDPNCKKGFKFDHVGHIVRNFEKFKDNVMISRQITRKHAFYYVTLESENPTPESQAPESPGLSQFSLNLDDGVGGSPSECPIRQKKAKLKKKMNDEVASSLSRLKDDNSKIMEILKKTNADRQMFI